From a single Lolium rigidum isolate FL_2022 chromosome 7, APGP_CSIRO_Lrig_0.1, whole genome shotgun sequence genomic region:
- the LOC124672738 gene encoding putative cyclin-dependent kinase F-2 has product MAVKRVAAAACVVDSLADPQSSSTPAPRSCKRSRICCSDEYEETGVLGEGGFGLVVMARHRATGEIVAVKALHPAVTKKHAADARDMLREVAFLAACRGHRSLVNLRELSCDPATNELSLVMEYVGPSLHHVLHEQRGGSPFPEAEVRCVMRELLHGAEHMHSRRIVHRDIKLRNIVIGEGGVKICDLGLAMSTSETPPYGRCGTLRYMAPEVILGKPDYDTKVDMWSLGCVMAELLAGKPLFDGDDDGDQLCQIFDVLGLPGYSTWPAYKSLPLAGKLVKLPRDIRSCNRLRKLFPEGCLSRQGFHVLRKLLSCNIDNRLSASAALRHPWFTDDAPS; this is encoded by the coding sequence ATGGCCGTCAAACGAGTTGCCGCCGCTGCATGCGTCGTCGACTCCTTGGCTGACCCGCAGTCCAGCTCCACCCCAGCGCCAAGAAGCTGCAAGAGAAGCCGCATCTGCTGCTCCGACGAATATGAGGAGACGGGCGTGCTCGGCGAGGGCGGCTTCGGCCTCGTCGTCATGGCGCGCCACCGAGCCACTGGCGAGATAGTCGCCGTCAAGGCTCTCCATCCGGCCGTCACAAAGAAACACGCCGCCGACGCTCGCGATATGTTGCGGGAGGTCGCGTTCCTCGCGGCATGTCGCGGACACCGATCCCTCGTCAACCTCCGGGAGCTCTCCTGCGACCCCGCCACCAACGAGCTCTCCCTCGTGATGGAGTACGTCGGCCCCAGCCTCCACCACGTTCTTCATGAGCAGCGCGGCGGCAGCCCGTTCCCGGAGGCCGAGGTGCGCTGCGTCATGCGGGAGCTCCTGCACGGGGCCGAGCACATGCACTCGCGCCGCATCGTGCACCGCGACATCAAGCTGCGGAACATCGTCATCGGGGAAGGCGGCGTCAAGATCTGCGACCTCGGTCTGGCCATGTCCACCTCCGAGACCCCGCCGTACGGGAGGTGCGGCACGCTCCGATACATGGCGCCCGAGGTGATCCTGGGGAAGCCCGACTACGACACGAAGGTGGACATGTGGTCGCTCGGCTGCGTCATGGCCGAGCTCCTCGCTGGCAAGCCGCTGTTCGACGGGGACGACGACGGGGACCAGCTATGCCAGATCTTCGACGTCCTCGGTCTGCCGGGATACAGCACATGGCCGGCGTACAAGTCGCTGCCGCTCGCCGGAAAGCTGGTGAAGTTGCCGCGAGACATCCGTAGCTGCAACAGGCTGCGAAAGCTCTTTCCCGAGGGCTGCCTGTCTCGACAAGGCTTCCACGTGTTGAGGAAGCTCCTCTCCTGCAACATCGACAACAGGCTATCGGCAAGCGCCGCACTCAGACATCCATGGTTCACCGATGACGCTCCATCCTGA